The following coding sequences are from one Streptomyces sp. NBC_01232 window:
- the dhbC gene encoding isochorismate synthase DhbC, whose protein sequence is MPTVHQVATPPAPADPVHPSVGAATTLLDAYRSGSRFLATPTRTLLAEGVRQEVAHSAEPLPHRVARALAEARRAGHPCPMVIGAIPFAPDARAALVVPEFLRSGPPLASDPLIALPADGPEATGWAIASVPEPDVYAKGVATAVDRMWQGEFSKVVLARTLELASDRPLDIPAMVQRLARRDPSGYTFALPTGPGRNLLGASPELLVSRRGDRLISNPLAGSTPCSADLAEDVRRAAALLQSAKDLHEHAVVVDAVHQAMAPYCSSLDVPERPTLLRTATMWHLSTTVTGMLARPHVSALEIASSLHPTPAVCGSPTDVARRVIEETEPFDRGFFTGMIGWEDGSGDGEWVVTIRCAEAEENRLRLYAGAGIVSASEPDAETAETAAKFRTFLQAVGAEL, encoded by the coding sequence GTGCCGACGGTCCACCAAGTCGCCACGCCCCCCGCACCGGCCGATCCGGTGCACCCCTCCGTCGGCGCCGCCACCACGCTGCTCGACGCCTATCGCAGCGGATCGCGGTTCCTCGCGACACCCACCCGGACCCTGCTGGCCGAGGGCGTGCGCCAGGAGGTCGCGCACTCCGCCGAGCCCCTGCCGCACCGCGTCGCCCGGGCCCTGGCCGAGGCCCGGCGGGCTGGGCACCCCTGTCCCATGGTGATCGGCGCGATCCCCTTCGCCCCGGACGCCCGCGCGGCGCTCGTCGTTCCGGAGTTCCTGCGCAGCGGCCCGCCGCTCGCCTCGGACCCGCTCATCGCCCTTCCCGCGGACGGTCCCGAAGCCACCGGCTGGGCCATCGCGTCCGTCCCCGAGCCCGACGTCTACGCCAAGGGCGTGGCAACAGCCGTGGACCGGATGTGGCAGGGCGAGTTCAGCAAGGTCGTACTGGCCCGCACCCTCGAACTCGCCTCCGACAGACCCCTGGACATACCCGCCATGGTCCAGCGTCTCGCCCGCCGGGACCCCTCCGGCTACACCTTCGCGCTCCCCACCGGCCCCGGCCGCAACCTGCTCGGTGCCAGCCCGGAACTGCTGGTGTCCCGCCGCGGCGACCGGCTCATCTCCAACCCGCTGGCCGGGTCGACCCCGTGCAGCGCGGACCTCGCCGAGGACGTCCGCCGGGCCGCCGCCCTGCTCCAGTCCGCCAAGGACCTCCACGAGCACGCCGTGGTCGTCGACGCGGTCCACCAGGCGATGGCCCCGTACTGCAGCTCCCTCGACGTCCCGGAGCGGCCCACTCTGCTCCGTACGGCCACCATGTGGCACCTGTCCACCACCGTGACCGGAATGCTCGCACGACCCCACGTCTCCGCACTGGAGATCGCCTCCAGCCTGCACCCCACGCCCGCCGTCTGCGGCAGCCCGACCGACGTGGCCCGCCGGGTGATCGAGGAGACCGAGCCCTTCGACCGCGGCTTCTTCACCGGCATGATCGGCTGGGAGGACGGCAGCGGTGACGGCGAGTGGGTCGTCACCATCCGCTGCGCCGAGGCCGAGGAGAACCGGCTGCGCCTGTACGCGGGGGCGGGCATCGTCTCCGCGTCCGAGCCCGACGCCGAGACCGCGGAGACCGCAGCGAAGTTCCGTACCTTCCTGCAGGCGGTCGGAGCCGAGCTGTGA